One window of the Cryptomeria japonica chromosome 7, Sugi_1.0, whole genome shotgun sequence genome contains the following:
- the LOC131049813 gene encoding GDSL esterase/lipase At2g23540-like, with the protein MALVRSSIVATLVGLWMISCLAAAEKGGNVPAMFVFGDSLADASHVSIYLALPFSPPHLEPKANSSAGINFASAGSGLLDSTGAKERLYRAGARKLVVVDLPALGCDPFCRVINDGDCMGTINLLFVAYNTGLKSHVAHLSQKLPGLTIIQFKAYDYLMNIIQNGEAYGFKDTKSACCGLGLLYAQVPRGMTTTKDLFCNDTNACVLG; encoded by the exons ATGGCTTTAGTGAGGAGTTCTATAGTAGCTACTTTAGTTGGGTTATGGATGATCAGTTGTTTGGCTGCAGCTGAAAAAGGTGGTAATGTGCCAGCCATGTTTGTATTTGGAGATTCGTTAGCAGATGCTAGCCATGTTT CTATCTACTTGGCCCTTCCTTTTAGTCCTCCACATTTGGAGCCAAAGGCAAATTCTAGCGCAGGGATAAATTTTGCATCAGCAGGCAGTGGATTGCTCGACTCAACAGGAGCTAAAGAG AGGCTTTATCGGGCTGGGGCAAGGAAACTAGTTGTAGTAGATCTTCCGGCTTTAGGATGTGATCCTTTTTGTAGAGTTATAAATGATGGTGACTGTATGGGGACAATAAACCTGCTATTTGTGGCATATAATACTGGTTTGAAGTCACATGTGGCTCACCTAAGCCAAAAGCTGCCTGGATTAACTATCATACAATTTAAAGCTTATGATTATCTCATGAACATAATTCAAAACGGTGAAGCCTATG GATTCAAAGATACAAAGTCAGCATGCTGTGGATTAGGATTGTTGTATGCACAAGTACCTCGTGGAATGACGACTACAAAGGATTTGTTCTGCAATGATACAAATGCATGTGTTCTGGGATGA